From the Kogia breviceps isolate mKogBre1 chromosome 3, mKogBre1 haplotype 1, whole genome shotgun sequence genome, one window contains:
- the LOC131753673 gene encoding LOW QUALITY PROTEIN: dnaJ homolog subfamily C member 3-like (The sequence of the model RefSeq protein was modified relative to this genomic sequence to represent the inferred CDS: deleted 1 base in 1 codon; substituted 2 bases at 2 genomic stop codons), with protein sequence MVAPGSVTSRLGSVFPFLLLLVDLQYEGAECGVNADVEKHLELGKKLLAAGQLADALSQFHAAVDGDPDNYIAYYQRATVFLAMGKSKAALPDLTKVIELKMDFTAARLQRGHLLLKQGKLDEAEDDFKKVLKSNPSENEEKEAQSQFTKSDEMQHLRSQALDAFESSDYIAAITFLGKILEVCVWDAELQELQAECFIKEGEPRKAISDLKAASKLKNDNTEAFYKISTLYYELGDHELSLSEVREHLKLDQDHKRCFAHYKQVKKLNKLIKSAEELIKEGRYTDATSKYESVMKTEPSISEYTIRSKERICHCFSKDEKPVEAIRVCSEVLQLEPDNVNALKDLAEAYLIEEMYDEAIQGYETAQEHNENDQQIREGLEKAQRLLKQSQKXDYYKILGVKRNAKKQEIIKAYRKLALRXHPDNFQNEEEKKKAEKKFIDIAAAKEVLSDPEMRKKFDDREDALDAESQQGGGGNPFHRSWNSWQGFNPFSSGGPFRFKFHFN encoded by the exons ATGGTGGCCCCCGGCTCTGTGACCAGCCGGCTGGGCTCGGTGTTCCCCTTCCTGCTGCTCCTGGTGGACCTACAGTACGAAGGTGCTGAATGTGGAGTAAACGCAGATGTTGAGAAACATCTTGAATTGGGCAAGAAACTGCTTGCAGCTGGACAGCTAGCTGATGCCTTATCTCAA TTTCATGCTGCAGTAGATGGTGACCCTGATAACTATATTGCTTATTATCAGAGAGCTACTGTCTTCTTAGCTATGGGCAAATCAAAAGCAGCACTTCCTGATTTAACTAAAGTGATTGAATTGAAGATGGATTTCACTGCAGCAAGATTACAGAGAGGTCACTTGTTACTCAAACAAGGAAAACTTGATGAAGcagaagatgatttt aaaaaagtgctcaaaTCAAATCcaagtgaaaatgaagaaaaggaagccCAGTCCCAATTTACCAAATCTGATGAAATGCAGCATTTGCGTTCACAAGCACTTGATGCTTTTGAAAGCTCAGATTATATTGCTGCTATAACCTTCCTTGGTAAGATTTTAGAGGTTTGTGTTTGGGATGCAGAACTACAGGAACTTCAAGCTGAATGTTTTATAAAAGAAGGGGAACCTAGGAAAGCGATAAGTGACTTAAAAGCTGCATCAAAATTGAAGAATGATAATACTGAGGCATTTTATAAAATCAGCACACTGTACTATGAGCTAGGAGACCATGAACTGTCTCTCAGTGAAGTTCGTGAACATCTTAAACTTGACCAGGATCATAAAAGGTGTTTTGCACACTATAAACAAGTCAAGAAACTTAATAAGCTGATTAAGTCAGCTGAAGAGCTCATCAAAGAAGGCAGATACACAGATGCGACCAGCAAATATGAATCTGTCATGAAAACAGAGCCAAGTATTTCTGAATATACAATTCGTTCAAAAGAAAGGATTTGCCACTGCTTTTCTAAGGATGAGAAGCCTGTTGAAGCTATTCGAGTGTGTTCGGAAGTTTTACAATTGGAACCTGACAATGTGAACGCTCTGAAAGACCTAGCAGAGGCCTATTTAATAGAAGAAATGTACGATGAAGCTATTCAGGGCTATGAAACTGCTCAGGAACACAATGAGAATGACCAGCAGATTCGAGAAGGTCTAGAGAAAGCACAGAGGCTACTGAAACAGTCGCAGAAATGAGATTATTATAAAATCTTGGGAGTAAAAAGAAATGCCAAAAAACAAGAAATCATTAAAGCATACCGAAAATTAGCACTGCGGTGACACCCAGATAACTTccagaatgaagaagaaaagaaaaaagctgagaAAAAGTTCATTGACATAGCAGCTGCTAAAGAAGTCCTCTCCGATCCAGAGATGAGGAAGAAGTTTGACGACAGAGAAGACGCCCTGGATGCAGAAAGCCAACAAGGAGGGGGCGGCAACCCTTTCCACAGAAGCTGGAACTCAtggcaagggttcaatcccttcAGCTCAGGCGGACCTTTTAGATTTAAATTCCACTTCAATTAA